The following coding sequences are from one Mesorhizobium onobrychidis window:
- a CDS encoding dienelactone hydrolase family protein has translation MTKPSPASPAVTTPAITQAMIDAYDEYTHLTLDRRRFMEQLTRLAGSGAAAAAIALLLAANSARAAIIAEDDSRVTGEDISYPGSGGEMKGYLVKPAGQSGKLGTVIVVHENRGLNPHIRDVARRVALEGFVALAPDFLSPLGGTPADEDKAREQFSKLDPAQTIANAVATVAFLKGHADGNGKVGAVGFCWGGGTVNTLAANAPDLAAAVAYYGMQPKAEDVPKIKAALLLHYAGLDTRINAGIDAFKKELDAAKVEYTVYVYEGANHAFNNDTSAARYDKNAADLAWGRTSAFLREKLA, from the coding sequence ATGACGAAACCTAGCCCTGCCAGCCCAGCCGTCACGACACCCGCCATTACCCAGGCGATGATCGACGCCTATGACGAATACACGCATCTGACGCTCGACCGGCGGCGCTTCATGGAACAGTTGACCAGGCTTGCCGGATCAGGTGCGGCGGCGGCCGCAATCGCGCTGCTGCTGGCTGCGAATTCGGCCCGGGCAGCGATCATTGCCGAGGACGATTCACGCGTGACGGGCGAGGACATCAGCTATCCCGGCAGCGGTGGCGAGATGAAGGGCTATCTGGTCAAGCCGGCCGGCCAGTCCGGCAAGCTCGGCACCGTCATCGTCGTGCATGAGAACAGGGGGCTCAACCCGCATATACGCGATGTGGCGCGGCGCGTGGCGCTGGAAGGCTTCGTGGCGCTTGCCCCGGACTTCCTGTCGCCGCTCGGCGGCACGCCGGCCGACGAAGATAAGGCGCGTGAGCAGTTTTCCAAACTCGATCCGGCGCAGACCATCGCCAATGCGGTCGCAACGGTCGCGTTCCTCAAGGGACACGCGGATGGCAACGGCAAGGTCGGCGCGGTCGGCTTCTGCTGGGGCGGCGGCACGGTGAACACATTGGCTGCCAACGCGCCGGATCTGGCCGCCGCTGTCGCCTATTACGGCATGCAGCCGAAGGCCGAGGATGTGCCGAAGATCAAGGCGGCGTTGCTGCTGCATTATGCCGGGCTCGACACCCGCATCAATGCCGGCATCGACGCTTTCAAGAAGGAACTCGATGCAGCCAAGGTCGAGTACACGGTCTATGTCTATGAAGGCGCCAATCATGCCTTCAACAATGACACGTCCGCGGCCCGCTACGACAAGAACGCGGCGGACCTCGCCTGGGGCCGGACGAGCGCCTTCCTCAGGGAGAAGCTGGCGTAA
- a CDS encoding CBM9 family sugar-binding protein — MKIKIICIGVLALSVTTGAALSKRADGTSALDDAATMSPFYTDASMTTLKPEADFTAAWKALKDEDRADMLADCNDDVLKAKHPDFCQMGFQLGGHQ; from the coding sequence ATGAAAATCAAGATTATTTGCATAGGCGTATTGGCGCTTTCGGTGACGACCGGCGCCGCGCTATCCAAGAGAGCGGACGGCACTTCGGCGCTCGACGATGCGGCGACGATGTCGCCTTTCTACACCGACGCCAGCATGACGACCTTGAAGCCGGAAGCCGACTTCACTGCCGCGTGGAAGGCCCTGAAGGACGAGGATCGCGCCGATATGCTGGCGGATTGCAACGACGACGTCTTGAAAGCCAAGCATCCCGATTTCTGCCAGATGGGCTTTCAGCTCGGCGGCCACCAATAG
- a CDS encoding EamA family transporter translates to MDDQAQAPGAVPALAGPVFGKLATSLPPHVWFGVSAVFHYLGPAFAVLLFPHVGVLGMAWLRIVTATLVFAPLTRPWTVFVRADRPTRLLLLAFGACLGVMNCAFYLALDRLPISLVAAIEFVGTIGVALVGVRSPRNLAALAVAVIGTLLLIDVKWSSDPIGLFWAFLNGALFVGYIVLGHRVARAGAGDGIAGLGAAMAVACLIVLPIGFTDALPAFSVPPLLIAAIGVGICSSVIPYICDQLAMSRLPRSSFALMLALLPVTATLIGVIVLRQIPGPTDCLGVALVVAGVAFHKPAPTS, encoded by the coding sequence ATGGATGATCAAGCGCAAGCCCCAGGCGCAGTCCCTGCGCTCGCCGGCCCTGTTTTTGGCAAGCTGGCGACCTCGCTGCCGCCGCATGTCTGGTTCGGCGTCAGCGCCGTGTTCCATTATCTCGGGCCGGCATTCGCCGTGCTGCTTTTCCCGCATGTCGGCGTGCTCGGCATGGCCTGGCTGCGCATCGTCACCGCCACCCTGGTTTTCGCGCCGCTGACCCGGCCATGGACGGTCTTCGTCCGCGCCGACCGGCCGACAAGACTGCTGCTTCTCGCTTTTGGTGCTTGCCTTGGCGTGATGAATTGCGCCTTCTACCTGGCGCTCGACCGTTTGCCGATCTCGCTGGTCGCGGCGATCGAATTCGTCGGCACCATCGGCGTCGCGCTGGTAGGCGTCAGGAGCCCGCGCAATCTCGCAGCCCTTGCCGTTGCCGTCATCGGCACCTTGCTGCTGATCGATGTCAAATGGTCAAGCGACCCGATCGGCCTGTTCTGGGCCTTCCTGAACGGCGCGCTGTTCGTCGGCTATATCGTCCTTGGCCATCGCGTTGCCCGCGCCGGCGCTGGCGACGGCATCGCCGGCCTGGGTGCCGCCATGGCGGTCGCCTGCCTCATCGTGCTGCCGATCGGCTTCACCGATGCGCTGCCGGCTTTCTCGGTGCCGCCGCTGCTCATCGCCGCCATCGGCGTCGGCATCTGCTCGTCTGTCATCCCCTATATCTGCGACCAGCTTGCCATGTCGCGGCTGCCGCGATCGAGCTTCGCGCTGATGCTGGCGTTGCTGCCGGTCACCGCCACGCTGATCGGCGTCATTGTGCTGCGCCAGATACCCGGCCCTACCGACTGCCTCGGCGTCGCGCTTGTGGTGGCCGGCGTCGCCTTCCACAAGCCGGCGCCAACTTCATAA
- a CDS encoding Lrp/AsnC family transcriptional regulator: MKRLRNENSDLDAADLKILRLLEKDARTSTAELARSVGLSAPSVAERIRRLQESGVIEAYTVRINPAALGMKLSAWLRIRPVPGQLAVVAEIIRDLPEIAQCDRVTGEDCFIALAHVGSMADLERVIDRIIPFAMTDTAIIQSSPVVARSPLEAVKHQP; the protein is encoded by the coding sequence CTGAAACGCCTTCGAAACGAAAATTCCGACCTGGATGCGGCTGATCTGAAAATCCTGCGCCTGCTGGAAAAGGATGCGCGCACCAGCACCGCTGAACTGGCGCGCTCGGTCGGCCTGTCGGCGCCGAGCGTGGCCGAGCGCATTCGGCGGCTGCAGGAGAGCGGCGTGATCGAGGCCTACACGGTGCGGATCAATCCGGCCGCGCTCGGCATGAAGCTGTCGGCATGGCTGCGGATCAGGCCGGTGCCCGGGCAACTGGCTGTAGTGGCCGAGATCATCCGCGATTTGCCGGAAATCGCCCAGTGCGACCGGGTGACCGGCGAGGACTGTTTCATCGCGCTGGCGCATGTCGGCTCGATGGCCGACCTCGAACGGGTGATCGACCGGATCATTCCGTTTGCGATGACCGACACCGCGATCATCCAGTCGTCACCAGTGGTGGCGCGTTCGCCGCTGGAGGCAGTGAAGCACCAGCCCTGA
- a CDS encoding thioesterase family protein, whose protein sequence is MSTPAPFVSRAMDVEKDWIDYNGHLNMAYYNVLFDRCSDEAFEMMGMGMDYVKQRRLTIYTAEVHVCYIQELHLDHKVNVSFQLLDHDEKRLRAYQEIRHVDGWLAATSESLSLHVDMSGPKVAPFPADVLAMVEAMRAAHAALPMPERAGRSIGIRRKTVEPQSDRR, encoded by the coding sequence ATGTCCACCCCTGCCCCCTTCGTCTCTCGTGCCATGGACGTCGAGAAGGACTGGATCGACTACAACGGCCACCTCAACATGGCCTATTACAACGTGCTGTTCGACCGCTGCTCCGACGAAGCGTTCGAAATGATGGGGATGGGGATGGATTATGTGAAGCAGCGGCGGCTGACCATCTACACGGCGGAAGTCCATGTCTGCTATATCCAGGAGCTGCATCTCGACCATAAGGTCAATGTCTCGTTCCAGCTCCTCGACCATGACGAAAAGCGGCTCAGGGCCTACCAGGAAATCCGCCATGTCGACGGTTGGCTCGCTGCCACTTCCGAATCACTGTCACTGCACGTCGACATGTCCGGACCGAAGGTGGCGCCCTTCCCGGCCGATGTCCTGGCCATGGTGGAAGCGATGCGCGCCGCCCATGCGGCGCTGCCGATGCCCGAGCGCGCCGGCCGTTCGATCGGTATTCGTCGCAAGACGGTTGAACCGCAGTCAGACCGCCGTTAA
- a CDS encoding FAD-binding oxidoreductase, protein MALSDLNPVERNEEGIAAVLGILKQRLGERFQTGEAIRAQHAHTTTYIPTQAPDGVAFPETTAEVQEIVSTCAAHRVPVIAFGVGSSLEGHTNAPGGGISLDMSRMNRILAVNPQDLDCTVEPGVTREDLNRHLRDTGLFFPIDPGANASLGGMAATRASGTNAVRYGTMRENVLSLTAVMADGETVTTGKRAKKSSAGYDLTRLLIGSEGTLGIITQLTLKLQGIPQAISGGVCPFPSVEAACNTVIATIQMGIPVARIELVNALQMRAMKSYSKLDYPESPCLFVEFHGSDAGVAEQAETFGMIAEEYGGGPFLWTSVAEERTKLWKARHDAYWSSLTLRPGAKGLSTDVCVPISRFAECVTQTEADIAEMGLIAPIVGHAGDGNFHVLVLMNADDPKEIAATEEFVARLNMRAIGMDGTCTGEHGIGQGKVGFLRHELGHSVDIMRTIKQALDPQNIMNPGKILPAD, encoded by the coding sequence ATGGCTCTGAGCGACCTCAATCCGGTCGAGCGCAACGAAGAAGGCATCGCCGCTGTGCTCGGCATCCTCAAGCAGCGGCTCGGCGAGCGGTTCCAGACCGGCGAGGCGATCCGCGCCCAGCACGCGCATACCACCACCTACATTCCGACCCAGGCGCCGGATGGCGTGGCGTTTCCGGAGACGACGGCGGAGGTGCAGGAGATCGTGTCGACCTGCGCCGCGCACCGCGTGCCGGTGATCGCCTTCGGCGTCGGCTCCTCGCTGGAAGGCCATACCAACGCGCCGGGCGGCGGCATCTCGCTGGATATGTCGCGGATGAACCGCATCCTCGCGGTCAACCCGCAGGATCTCGACTGCACCGTCGAGCCCGGTGTGACGCGCGAGGATCTCAACCGGCATCTGCGCGACACCGGCCTGTTCTTTCCGATCGATCCGGGCGCGAATGCATCGCTCGGCGGCATGGCGGCGACGCGCGCGTCGGGCACCAATGCGGTGCGCTACGGCACGATGCGCGAGAATGTGTTGTCGCTGACGGCGGTGATGGCCGACGGCGAGACGGTGACGACCGGCAAGCGCGCAAAAAAGAGCTCGGCCGGCTACGATCTGACGCGGCTCCTGATCGGCTCTGAAGGGACGCTTGGCATCATCACCCAGCTGACCCTGAAGCTGCAGGGCATTCCGCAGGCGATTTCTGGCGGCGTCTGCCCGTTTCCCAGCGTCGAGGCGGCCTGCAACACGGTGATCGCGACAATCCAGATGGGCATTCCGGTGGCACGCATCGAACTGGTAAATGCGCTGCAGATGCGGGCGATGAAGAGCTATTCGAAACTCGATTATCCCGAAAGCCCGTGCCTGTTCGTCGAGTTCCATGGCAGCGACGCCGGCGTTGCCGAGCAGGCCGAGACCTTCGGCATGATCGCCGAGGAATATGGCGGCGGACCATTCCTGTGGACCAGCGTCGCCGAGGAACGGACGAAGCTGTGGAAGGCCAGGCACGATGCCTATTGGTCGTCGCTGACGCTGCGGCCGGGCGCCAAGGGGTTGTCGACCGACGTCTGCGTGCCGATCTCGCGCTTTGCCGAATGCGTCACGCAAACCGAGGCCGACATCGCCGAGATGGGGCTGATCGCGCCGATCGTCGGCCATGCCGGCGACGGCAATTTCCATGTGCTGGTGCTGATGAACGCGGACGATCCGAAGGAAATCGCCGCGACGGAAGAGTTTGTCGCGCGGCTGAACATGCGGGCGATCGGCATGGATGGAACCTGTACCGGCGAGCACGGCATCGGACAAGGCAAGGTCGGCTTCCTGCGCCATGAACTCGGCCACAGCGTCGACATCATGCGCACGATCAAGCAGGCGCTCGACCCGCAGAACATCATGAACCCTGGGAAGATACTGCCAGCCGATTAG
- a CDS encoding AsmA family protein — protein MLARLFVIFGGLFVLVLCAALVVPYFIDWTGYRADFEREASAILGRKVTVQGDATAKLLPFPSVTFSNVTVAGGPGGQPAMTVETFSMDAELAPFLSGEVLIFDMRLVRPKATIDIAADGTVDWAIRPSSPFDPSQISIEKLTVTDGEIALRHAAGGRSHLLSEINSKISARSLAGPWRMDGSLRLDGLRSTVIVSTGKASGDGQMRLRLKADPDAYPLVIEADGNAGIVDGAAIYSGQFKVTSSDKNGADKRSAQLNGTDGEMMKASAAKPEPGFRLNGKFSLDHRKLGVDEFRFETGPLDNPYTADGKAAVDLGPNPRFSIEADGAQVQFDEAVGAATGLTLSERVAALEQALLDLPKPTIPGTVEVKLPAVVAGDTTVRDVRLSAEPADAGWSVKSLGATLPGRARLEANGMLSLEDQFGFTGSLLLAVGQPSGFAAWLSKDVDEAIRRLPAAGFKAKVDLTGNRQAFSDLELVLGKAKFSGRIDSSQGDDARPSVLMRLEGGELDVDGLAAFASIFISDKGANRFSDRDLDFQIKAGPVSAGGLTADTVDTALRLRDGLLEIDRLSVGGLAGASISATGRIKDFPASPTGKLDASVVAVDLKPLVDVAAKHYPDNAVLKGLAGRVAAYPELLQNARIDLVTSAAANGDGTTGLAVSAQGRAGGSAFSASLSGKGLPDRLLEAPVSVTFNASNTDATALLALYGLPALPLGMVGEATTDVSAKGTLGGGMATSFNLIGNDFKAGFDGTFAGTPQGATAKGKVSLEAADIEPWLMTTGVGLPGMGTGMSTWFAADADFGNGLLVLSGLSGAINEAAVSGDVNVDVKGGLPHLAGALALDDLDLDPMAVALFGDQAFLGSGKAWPTAPFSQKSSLPFTAELDLTTASLAAGPLATAYDAALSLKLDQEGIRVSDLKAKFAGGALSGLFELKNNDGTGLFSGQMKLAGADLATVLPQAGISGSGDFSAALSTSGKSVDAMVAALSGSGTAELKGLTIAGVNPDAFGAFIAKADAIGRDIDAAKTAGFAPQIAADGSFPAGETDIAFTIAGGTLRAPPVNLENPAAKLSADITADLNASTVATSGSITYRPGDEALIGSDPTVNFSVDGPFGAAKRQFDSEPLAQFLTQRALEKEQQRVEAMQAALLEKQRLRREVRYYAALQAERERAAEELRKQQEAARLQAEADARAKAEAEAKARAEAEAKAKADAQARAEAVAKAKAEAEARARAETEAKAKAEAEARARADAEARAKAAQKAADEAAKAEEQQRRKAEEARRTEEARRIAAEQKAKLDAQRRAAAEQAQKIERARQPPANDNQPPAGSAPKPTLEPSSIDNLLKSLGGG, from the coding sequence ATGCTCGCACGCCTGTTCGTGATCTTCGGTGGCCTTTTCGTGCTGGTGCTGTGTGCGGCGCTGGTGGTGCCGTATTTCATCGACTGGACGGGCTACCGGGCCGATTTCGAGCGCGAGGCGAGCGCCATTCTGGGTCGCAAGGTCACCGTTCAGGGCGATGCGACAGCGAAACTGCTGCCGTTTCCCTCGGTGACCTTCTCGAATGTCACTGTCGCCGGCGGCCCCGGCGGCCAGCCGGCAATGACCGTCGAGACCTTTTCGATGGATGCGGAACTGGCGCCCTTCCTGAGCGGCGAGGTGCTGATCTTCGACATGCGGCTGGTGCGGCCGAAGGCAACGATCGACATTGCCGCCGATGGCACGGTCGACTGGGCGATACGCCCGTCCTCGCCCTTCGATCCCAGCCAGATCTCGATCGAGAAGCTGACGGTGACGGACGGAGAGATCGCGCTGCGCCATGCCGCTGGCGGCCGCAGCCATCTTCTTTCCGAGATCAATTCGAAAATCTCCGCCAGATCGCTCGCCGGACCCTGGCGGATGGATGGTTCGCTGCGGCTCGACGGCCTGCGCAGCACGGTCATCGTCTCCACCGGCAAGGCTAGTGGCGACGGACAGATGCGGCTCAGGCTCAAGGCCGATCCAGACGCCTATCCGCTGGTCATCGAAGCGGATGGCAATGCCGGCATTGTCGACGGGGCCGCGATCTATTCGGGCCAGTTCAAAGTCACAAGTTCTGACAAGAATGGCGCCGACAAGCGTTCGGCGCAGCTTAACGGCACCGACGGTGAGATGATGAAGGCCAGCGCGGCCAAGCCGGAGCCGGGGTTCAGGCTGAACGGCAAGTTCTCGCTCGACCACCGGAAGCTTGGTGTCGACGAATTCCGTTTCGAGACCGGGCCACTCGACAATCCCTACACCGCAGACGGCAAGGCTGCCGTCGACCTTGGGCCGAACCCTCGCTTTTCGATCGAGGCCGATGGCGCTCAGGTGCAGTTCGATGAAGCCGTCGGCGCCGCGACGGGACTGACGCTTTCCGAGCGCGTCGCGGCGTTGGAGCAGGCGCTGCTCGACCTGCCCAAGCCGACCATACCGGGCACCGTCGAGGTGAAGCTGCCGGCGGTGGTGGCCGGCGACACGACGGTTCGTGACGTGCGCCTTTCCGCCGAACCGGCCGATGCCGGCTGGTCGGTGAAGTCGCTGGGCGCGACGCTCCCGGGCCGCGCCAGGCTGGAAGCAAACGGTATGCTTAGTCTCGAGGATCAGTTCGGCTTCACCGGTTCGCTGCTTCTGGCCGTGGGGCAGCCTTCCGGCTTCGCCGCCTGGCTGTCGAAGGATGTCGACGAGGCGATCCGCCGGCTGCCGGCCGCCGGCTTCAAGGCCAAGGTCGACCTGACCGGGAACCGCCAGGCCTTCAGCGACCTCGAGCTCGTTCTCGGCAAGGCGAAATTTTCCGGCCGCATCGATTCCAGCCAGGGCGACGACGCCAGGCCGTCGGTGCTGATGCGGCTCGAAGGCGGCGAGCTCGACGTCGACGGGCTCGCCGCCTTCGCCTCGATCTTCATCAGCGACAAGGGCGCCAACCGATTTTCCGACCGCGACCTCGATTTCCAGATCAAGGCCGGGCCGGTCAGCGCCGGCGGACTGACCGCCGATACGGTCGATACGGCGCTCAGGCTGCGCGACGGTCTGCTCGAAATCGACCGGCTCTCGGTTGGCGGGCTTGCCGGCGCCTCGATCAGCGCCACCGGCCGGATCAAGGATTTCCCAGCGAGCCCGACCGGCAAGCTCGATGCCTCGGTGGTTGCCGTCGATCTCAAGCCGTTGGTCGACGTCGCGGCGAAGCACTATCCCGACAATGCCGTGCTGAAGGGGCTGGCGGGGCGTGTGGCCGCCTATCCCGAGCTGCTCCAGAATGCGCGCATCGATCTGGTGACGAGTGCCGCCGCCAATGGCGACGGCACGACGGGACTGGCGGTCAGCGCGCAAGGCAGGGCAGGCGGCTCGGCGTTTTCAGCATCGCTGTCCGGCAAAGGACTGCCCGATCGGCTTCTCGAGGCGCCGGTGTCCGTGACCTTCAACGCCAGCAATACCGACGCCACCGCGCTTCTGGCGCTTTACGGCCTGCCGGCGCTGCCGCTCGGAATGGTTGGCGAGGCGACCACCGATGTTTCGGCGAAAGGCACGCTTGGCGGCGGCATGGCGACGAGCTTCAACCTCATCGGCAACGACTTCAAAGCCGGTTTCGACGGGACATTCGCCGGCACGCCACAAGGCGCCACCGCCAAGGGCAAGGTCAGCCTGGAAGCCGCCGACATCGAGCCCTGGCTGATGACGACAGGCGTCGGCCTGCCGGGCATGGGGACAGGCATGTCGACATGGTTTGCGGCCGACGCCGACTTCGGCAACGGCCTTCTGGTGCTGTCCGGCCTCAGCGGCGCCATCAACGAGGCGGCGGTTTCCGGTGACGTCAATGTCGACGTCAAGGGCGGGCTGCCGCATCTTGCCGGCGCGCTGGCGCTCGATGATCTGGATCTCGACCCGATGGCGGTGGCACTGTTTGGCGACCAGGCTTTCCTGGGCTCTGGCAAGGCTTGGCCGACTGCTCCATTCAGCCAGAAGTCCAGCCTGCCGTTCACCGCCGAACTCGACCTGACCACGGCATCGCTGGCCGCCGGCCCGCTGGCCACGGCCTATGACGCGGCGCTTTCGCTGAAGCTCGACCAGGAAGGCATCCGCGTTTCGGACCTCAAGGCAAAGTTCGCCGGCGGTGCGCTTTCCGGGCTGTTCGAGCTGAAGAACAATGACGGCACCGGGCTTTTCTCCGGCCAGATGAAACTTGCCGGCGCCGATCTGGCCACCGTGCTGCCACAGGCCGGCATCAGCGGAAGCGGCGATTTCTCGGCGGCGCTCTCGACCAGTGGCAAATCGGTCGATGCGATGGTTGCGGCGCTGTCCGGTTCCGGCACGGCGGAGCTGAAAGGCTTGACCATTGCCGGCGTCAATCCCGACGCCTTTGGCGCCTTCATCGCCAAGGCCGACGCGATCGGGCGCGATATCGATGCGGCCAAGACAGCCGGGTTCGCGCCGCAGATCGCCGCGGATGGCAGTTTTCCGGCTGGGGAAACCGACATCGCCTTCACAATTGCCGGCGGCACGCTGAGGGCACCGCCGGTCAACCTGGAAAATCCGGCGGCGAAGCTGTCCGCCGACATCACGGCGGACCTGAACGCCAGCACGGTCGCCACCAGTGGTTCGATCACTTATCGGCCCGGCGATGAAGCGCTGATCGGCTCCGACCCGACTGTGAATTTCAGCGTCGACGGGCCGTTCGGCGCCGCGAAGCGGCAATTCGACAGTGAGCCGCTGGCGCAGTTCCTGACCCAGCGCGCGCTGGAAAAGGAACAGCAGCGGGTCGAGGCCATGCAGGCGGCACTGCTTGAAAAACAGCGGCTGCGGCGCGAAGTGCGTTACTACGCGGCCCTGCAAGCCGAGCGTGAGAGGGCAGCCGAGGAATTGCGCAAGCAACAGGAGGCGGCGCGGCTGCAAGCCGAGGCAGATGCCAGGGCGAAGGCTGAAGCCGAGGCAAAGGCTCGAGCCGAAGCGGAGGCGAAGGCCAAAGCGGATGCGCAGGCGAGGGCTGAAGCCGTGGCCAAAGCCAAGGCCGAGGCGGAGGCAAGGGCGAGGGCTGAAACGGAGGCCAAAGCCAAGGCGGAGGCGGAGGCAAGGGCTAGGGCGGATGCCGAAGCGAGAGCCAAGGCGGCGCAAAAAGCGGCGGACGAGGCGGCGAAAGCCGAGGAACAGCAACGCCGGAAAGCGGAAGAGGCGAGGCGGACGGAAGAGGCGAGGCGGATCGCTGCGGAACAAAAGGCAAAGCTCGACGCCCAGCGCAGGGCGGCGGCTGAGCAGGCGCAGAAAATCGAGCGCGCGCGTCAGCCGCCGGCCAATGACAACCAGCCGCCAGCAGGATCCGCGCCAAAACCCACGCTTGAACCTTCGTCGATCGACAATCTGCTGAAGTCGCTGGGCGGCGGATAG
- a CDS encoding ribbon-helix-helix domain-containing protein, translated as MSPVEKRSVTIRGHRTSYSLEKPFFDDLVAIAAARKLTLAALVAEIDEARPRDANLSSALRLYVLDWAKRGKKPV; from the coding sequence GTGAGCCCGGTCGAGAAACGCTCGGTTACCATTCGCGGCCATCGCACCAGCTATTCGCTCGAAAAGCCGTTTTTCGACGATCTCGTCGCCATCGCGGCTGCGCGCAAACTGACGCTCGCCGCCCTCGTCGCCGAAATCGACGAGGCCCGGCCGCGCGATGCCAACCTGTCCTCGGCGCTCAGGCTCTACGTCCTGGATTGGGCGAAGCGAGGGAAGAAACCGGTCTAG
- a CDS encoding DUF4169 family protein produces MADIVNLRQARKQKARTEKGRLAEQNRTLHGRSRADRERDRLIAEKAETFVAGHRREASGDPDSPSIGPKSAPRFSDKSDA; encoded by the coding sequence ATGGCCGACATCGTCAATCTCCGCCAGGCCCGCAAGCAAAAGGCACGAACTGAGAAGGGGCGCCTGGCCGAACAGAACCGGACGCTGCACGGCCGTTCCAGGGCCGACCGGGAGCGTGACCGTCTGATCGCCGAGAAAGCAGAAACGTTTGTCGCCGGCCATCGCCGCGAAGCCTCTGGCGATCCGGATTCCCCGAGCATCGGACCGAAAAGTGCGCCGCGGTTTTCGGATAAATCCGATGCTTGA
- a CDS encoding SspB family protein codes for MADDHIRYDILAQEALRGVMRKVLAEVARTGLPGNHHFFITFLTGAPGVRVSSRLRERYPEQMTIVIQFQYWDLKVTDTGFEVGLSFSDVPEKLEIPFSAVRGFYDPSVNFELEFDVKTETSAEEELAGQPASEPLAAVAEKKPEKKKTAEAEKKPAAADAAAKGAEVVSLDAFRKK; via the coding sequence ATGGCCGACGACCACATCCGCTACGACATTCTGGCCCAGGAGGCGTTGCGCGGCGTCATGCGCAAAGTCCTGGCCGAGGTCGCGCGCACCGGCCTTCCCGGCAACCATCATTTCTTCATCACTTTCCTGACCGGCGCCCCGGGCGTGCGCGTATCTTCCCGCTTGCGCGAGCGCTATCCCGAACAGATGACCATCGTCATCCAGTTCCAGTATTGGGACCTGAAGGTGACCGACACCGGCTTCGAGGTCGGGCTGTCTTTCTCCGACGTGCCGGAAAAGCTGGAAATCCCGTTCTCGGCCGTGCGCGGCTTTTACGACCCGTCCGTCAATTTCGAGCTCGAATTCGACGTGAAGACGGAGACCTCGGCAGAAGAGGAGTTGGCCGGCCAGCCCGCTTCCGAACCGCTGGCCGCCGTCGCCGAGAAAAAGCCGGAAAAGAAAAAGACCGCTGAGGCCGAAAAGAAGCCTGCCGCGGCCGACGCCGCCGCCAAGGGCGCCGAAGTGGTGTCGCTCGACGCCTTCCGCAAGAAGTGA
- a CDS encoding TetR/AcrR family transcriptional regulator, with protein MKHDVSPDTIPPRGHEAKRASIMDAAGEVFCRESFAGANIDMIAAEAGVSRQTIYNHHGDKEKLFVAIVRDLTERCNAGIFATISTFPDQPKDLEADLIAFAVRMNRNCICNRDGKFLRKLIQTEGERYPELFAEWREQGPGRTWPAIAARFARLAHAGFLDIEDPDVAARQFLALANAELQTTFMLGGTPTDDEVLQSATHGVRTFLRAFGKRQPAADAQKHSALAGA; from the coding sequence ATGAAGCATGACGTTTCTCCTGACACCATCCCGCCACGCGGCCATGAGGCCAAGCGCGCCTCCATCATGGACGCTGCCGGCGAGGTGTTCTGCCGCGAAAGCTTCGCCGGCGCCAATATCGACATGATTGCCGCCGAGGCCGGCGTTTCGCGCCAGACGATCTACAACCACCATGGCGATAAGGAGAAACTCTTCGTCGCCATCGTCCGCGACCTTACCGAGCGCTGCAATGCCGGCATCTTCGCCACCATTTCCACCTTTCCGGACCAGCCGAAGGATCTCGAGGCCGATCTGATCGCTTTTGCTGTGCGTATGAACCGCAACTGTATCTGCAACCGCGATGGAAAATTCCTGCGCAAGCTGATCCAGACCGAGGGCGAGCGCTATCCCGAGCTCTTTGCCGAATGGCGCGAACAGGGACCGGGCAGGACATGGCCGGCTATCGCCGCCCGTTTCGCCCGCCTCGCCCATGCCGGTTTCCTCGACATCGAGGACCCCGACGTCGCGGCCCGCCAGTTCCTGGCCCTTGCCAATGCCGAATTGCAGACGACCTTCATGCTTGGCGGCACGCCGACCGATGATGAGGTGCTGCAATCGGCAACACATGGCGTGCGCACCTTCCTGCGCGCCTTCGGCAAGCGGCAGCCGGCGGCCGACGCGCAAAAGCACAGCGCGCTCGCTGGCGCCTGA